ACGTCACAGATACTCATACTCCGCATCACGGATTCTCATGCACGTTCTACTCTTTGAGTGATCAGCCACTGCAAGTTTGCGACAGCCTTGGTGTCAGCCACACTAACGCAGTCTAACTCGACTCAAGCAGTAGTGTAGGCACCATAGTTGTAGTGTACAGGGAGTCTACTGATATGATTCAGCCATAGATCCCAGACATTTAAATTGCACTAATACACGAACTTATCCATAACATACCAGTAGTATATATAAGGGGGTTCTGAAACTTTGAGTATCGAGAGTATGAGTCATCGATGACGTcataaccccaccccaccccaaaccccaccccaccccaaaccgcaaaccccaccccaccccattgatgacgtcataaccgcaccccaccccaccccattgatgacgtcataaccccACCCGACCGCAACCGCAGCCGATCGTAGCGCAGGTGGCGACCGCAGGGGGGTATGACCACATACGGGCCGCCGGTTGAAATGTGTGGACGGACATTAGggtgcagatcgcagggcgcagggcgcagatcgcagggcgcagatcgcagggcgcagtggCAGATTTCGATGATGACTCATCGCCCAGAGTTGTGGTGAGGGTAGTTTAAAATTAGAATGATTATGCATGATTGTGTATGATTGTTAAGAATTGTGGTTTGAGTTGTTTATAATTAGAGTGGAGTGTGATAAGAAATGTGATTGGTATCGATAGTTATCCTGCAAAAAAAGAATTGTGGTTGGTACCGAGAGGTAACCTTTAAcgcaatttttgtataaaaagctGAACAAATTGTTAGTAAACATGTAGTAGCAATTTGATTTTCaactcaaaatttaagaaaatatttattatgggatcaaacttaaaggaaatatcGGAGCAGGCTTCTTTCAAGAAGACTATTTTGTCCATTAACAACATGCCTTTCGATGAGTACTTCATCATACATCAAGCTGAAAGGAAGATGACTAAATTTGGCATGCGCTTGATGATTGAATTAAGTGATCATATTATGTTCCTGCCGGAGAAGTTTAATAATATTAATGATGAGGCCATGGCTGATCTTAATAGTGGAGTCTTATcaattaaaaaggaaaaaattagcGAAACTAATTATAAATTAgtatttgaatcaataatttaatattttttatatataataaagagaaaaaaagttcattgaaaaccgaaaaaaaaatctttttaatttatgtatatttagtagtttataaactcttattatttattttttaatttagtttatttaaaaagaaaagcccaaggaaatttaaccccaaccaaaaatttttttaatatataatttagtttaattgaaaaccgaaaaaaaatctttttaatttatgtatatttttttatttagttgtttataaactcttattatttattttttaatttagtttatttaaaaagaaaagcccaaggaaatttaaccccaaccaaaaatttttttttaatatataatttagtttaattgaaaaccgaaaaaaaatctttttaatttatgtatatttttttatttagttgtttataaactcttattatttattttttaatttagtttatttaaaaagaaaagcccaaggaaatttaacaccaaccaaaaatttttttaatatataatttagtttattttattatttgtcatattttattgtaatggttatattttattgtaacatatttaatatttccaattgtaaataaaggacatatatattagtttatttaaaaataaaagctgTAAGGGACAAGCCCCAggaaattttagtttattttttatttattaattttctggCATAATTCATCTAAATAACACCACGTCGTAGTCATCCAGTTGAATTTCAACATATACTGCAGGATTTCTTTCGTCTAAGTTATCAACATGATACAAGTATCCCACAATGAACATGGATCGAGCAGTAGGATCATGAAATTTTACGTTAAATGATAACCATAGCTCCGCCTCTTGGAGAAGTTTACCTTCTCTGGTTAAATCCGctgaattaattaaatatttattaatctTCGCAAGGATTAAATCatcccaaatttttgaaaaaaatttggggtgtGACCAAGCGTCCTCGACGCTTAGTGACAAACCATTTTCAAATAGTTCGAATGTCATGGttttttcgcaaaaattaacaaacaacatgatttaattttgattttcacaACTTTTCTGATGAAGACTTGGAAAAATTCtttgtatttatattaaaaaaatctaaaacacacaaattcattttcatatagaatttttatagtggttaatatttatttttcatgagctaaatttaattcataaaaatgtttcagtggttaacatatatttataaaaaatatatatttccacaaaactcagaatttttatagtggttaatatttatttttcatgagctaaatttaattcataaaaatgtttcagtggttaacatatatttataaaaaatatatatttccacaaaactcaaaagtttttatggtaGGGTGTTatagtggttaatatatatttataaaaatatactgTACCACATATGCCTGCAACAGTTTTTGTACTAGGGTGTTATGTAAACATGTTTTCAGTGGATAACATATAATACCTGCTATGCTtactcataatttaaaatttcaatcattgtggtgaagaaaataacaaagctcaaactcaaaagtgttgcgataataaaaattgaaaagttttctgttctAGGATGATTTAGTgattgacttatatttatatgtaaatatttgctataccacacatattactaaacgcaattgcggtaaaggaaattaaaaaaattcaagttgaaaTTAATAATTGGTTTCAAGTTTTTATGGTAGGGTGTtatggtggttaatatatatttataaaatatactGTACCACATATGCCTGCAACAGTTTTTGTACTAGGGTGTTATGTAAACATGTTTTCAGTGGATAACATATAATACCTGCTATGCTtactcataatttaaaatttcaatcatttatatttataaatatttgctataccacacatattactaaacgcaattgcggtaaaggaaattaaaaaaattcaagttgaagtTAATAATTGGTTTCACGTTTATATAATTCCACAAATGCCTGGTATGCTTtctcataattttaaatttaaatcatggtggtgaagaaaataacaaagctcAAACTCAAAAGTGCTGCTATAAcataaattgaaaagttttctgtactAGGGTGGTATAGTGGTTAAcgtatgcaaatgcaatgcaacaatgtaaatgtgcccatgaacattccattaaggaagaggggcgAACAGGGTGGttaacttatatttattaatatttgctataccacacatattactaaacccaattgcggtaaaggaaattaaaaaaattcaagttgaagtTAAGAATTGATTACACTTTTATTGCAAAGAATGCGATAGTATAAATTGTAGAGTTTTTGTAATAGGATGTAACgattatatttaattatacaactacaaatatttatattttctatcGAGTTCAGCTTGCAGTCCCATGTATGAATTCCATGTGTTGTTTGTATAAAtgaagtatatacatttttatatatccTTAATTCTTCAATCATctcttcaaaaaattgtttatgttcCTTATCAATGTAGGAGTTGTATTCTTTTAATAGATATTTTATATTCGTTGATAATATCATTTTCTTTGAGAAGTTAccccaacaaaatgaaaaaaggaacTAATGTATACTTACATTACATAGCCTTATATAtcctaaataaagaaaaaacgatatgtttttattttatttgctttattttaaaaaaacattaataaattgacttaataaaataacatttttttcagcacaTCTATAATTAGGGTGTTGTTTATGATAACTACAAATTTTCAtatgcaaattatttttataaagattACATATGTTTGAACAGTTAGCATCAtctaaatttattatatttatatctTCTTCTATTAATTGCTttatccatttttgtttttcacatcctttcacaaatattgttagattttcttgtttttttataaatttatttaaataatcgttaaattctttaaaaattatgttaCCATCATTCCATCTCAAACCATGAAAATGTTTCGTAAGCCAGTTATTTGTAATCTTTTCCTTTAATGATAAGGAAGAAAATTTGCAAGGGGGGTatataataaactttttaattgtctgattatgttcaaaaatacaaatttccttcgcaataaatttattatttaagaaaaaacctTGAACATCTATAattatgaaattgtttttagacatttttactCATCGGTTGTTAAAATTACAATGATTGTTTTTAACtgtattgtaaatatttttataatttttaattattttcgcaGCAGCTGCCTCTCCCTTTCTTTTATCCATATCATAGAATATACAATTACATGTATCTGGACCACATTGTGCGTTATCATTTGACCAAACACAGCAGTCATAGTGGTTAccaaatttactttctttacattTTAAACTATCCACAAATTCCAGATGagattttatattaattaatttatttttatcttctTCGGAAACGATATtggtaaatgtttttaaaaaattatatatttctttaatcatattgctttttttcttattcCGGTGAGAACTACTGTATACTCATGTGTAACGTTTGCAAATAATCATTAACATCAAGCGTCCTGATATTTATACCATTTTCTTCCCTTTCAAATAATGGGTTAAATTCATTCGTACTTTGATTATATTTGTAATTATACTCAAATTTATTAGCATTATACTCAAAACAATAAATGTTGAGTTTGCGGTATGTGTAGTTACTGTAATAGCTACATATGAGTCTAATTTctacattttcatattttaagttGAAATGACGGTAGAATACTGTAGAACTTTGAATGATCCCACCAATATTAGTTTCCTTTTCTATTAAGTCTTTTCTAAATACTTCAATGGCTTCAtcaatagtaaaaattttaggTCTATCCGTTTGACTATTtctcggtgttgttgttgttgttagtgacTCATCGATTGTTGCATTATTTAATAATTGAATTGATAAATATACTCTTGCTCCTGTATTATTTGATAGTTTTATTCGAAATTCTATACGTTTACTAGTGTCACCATCAAAAATAGCATTTTGATTGGTATTATATCTATCATATTGATGATTTTGATTACATCTATTGTAAGGTATTGGatagtattgttgttgttgttgttgaatactaggatatattctatatatgataattaaaacaacaacgtatattaatttatttaaatacataCTACTATTCAATTCAATGTATATAAGAGAACTAATTGCTGTTTTCTAACTTATTTCCATTTTATATGTTTGAGTATAGTTCTCAATATCAGTTATTACAATATTTTCTAAATGTTTTTTGAGATCTTGAACTCGAACTTTCTCAATTTCACCATTACTTAAAATTCGTTCTTGTTCAATTTCACGATATTCAAAACAACTTATTTTTAGTTGACGTAACATGTAGTTACTATCATAAGTACAACGGATTGGTATATTTAAATCTTCATATTGTAAATTAAAATGACGATAAAAAGGTTCTGCAGCATCCAGTATACCACCAATATCTGCTTCTTTTGTAATTAACCTTTTGCGAAATGCTTCTATAGCTTCATCGacagtaaaatatttttcttcacttTCTATAGGAATTATTGTAGTGGTGCTAGTTGATAAGTCTGCATCATCTGtttcattttttatataaaaatcatctcTGTTTTCTAATATTTCACTTTCTTTCATCAtaacaaatgaaatatttactttaagaaTATCTTTGTTTGGTagtgttaaattaaattcaacGGTTTTTGAATTTAAGTCGATTGTAGGATCAGATGTAATGGATAACGCTGAATCAGTTGTGGAATCAAATACAACTGGCAATGATAATGAATTATGAATTGTTACATGAAGTATAACAAAACAAAGTAATACCCAATATAATTTCATtatgttaatttattattttcttatatctacACTATTGGAGGTGTGTTGGAGAGATACTAATTAATGTAGTATAAATACCCAACCTTATATATTCTATAAATGTAAAGCAAACACGAAATAAAAATTCTCTTTCTCTTCTCGACATTAATTCTCCCTCTCCCTctttatatttataataattctacctctccctctccctcttTATATTTAAACAATAATTCTACCTCTCCCTCTTTACATTTAAACAACTCACCTATATATTAATTTtacattattaataaaaaaaatcattttgtttgtgtttgtttttgctttttatttattttatgatttctatagataaaaaatatagttacatttacaataattttcttACTTCATTTGTTAGAGGTATATATTCAaacattttatcatgaataaTTAAACAGTATAGAGATGTGTTCGGTGATATATTTTTAGATGTTTCCAATTCAATTCGTATATCGATGGGGCCAGTTTTTACTGTttcattttgatgtgttacatcaAGAACAATAATCGGTGCTTCACCCTTGAATTTTTCGCGCGTTAATAGAGGTTGCGGTTCACGTGTATAATagctttgttgaaattttatatacatatcaTAAAGTAGGGCGAAACGGTTCCTATCAAACTTGAGGTTAAGATCATCATATGGATATGTATCAGAATTCAAATGAACCTTAATGTTTGTTATATCAcagtgaataaattttttttcactacTTTTGAATCCTAAAAGAAGAAAACGTGGTCGCTCATTTTCATTTGCAAGCTTAACATTCCATAAAACTTTTGTATTCGATGGAACTGCAGGATAATAATACATATCCCATGTTCTAAATGATATATTTAGTGGTTGACGGTTATTAATTACTTTAAGCATTTGCAGCTTGTATACATCAGCAAGTTGAATATGTGGAACTTTCCatgtaatatttaaaattgataGTTTACAGGTTTCACTGGAAATGATAGATTTCAATACATTCGTATCATCTTTTGATCGCAATAAAATTAATTCATGTTTAGCATTAactataattttatcaaaatcttcaGCAAATCCAAGAAGCATTTTCAGTggaacacaaaaattaaaatatccacTCACAAGAGTAAGATCATCTGTATTAAATGGAGCCCATCCTGCGTTGACTAGATTTCGACTTTCGCTTTCATTTAAtgatacataattttttatttctgttgCTATACCCAAATGACGTGTACGATCAATTTCTATACCATTAAGTTCATATCTTATCTCATCAAATAAGTGTGCTATGCAATTGTTTAATAACTTTATCGATGCTGATACTGTAGAGTCCGCTTTTGTTGCAAAACCTTCAATGTATAAAAAACTCTCACCAGGAACGACATACAGGTCTTGGTTTTGAATGGAAATCctaatttcatcattatttTGAAATGATTGTAAATATGATATATAGCTGTGATACTCCTTTCTTATTATAGCATTATCAAATTGTGGTTTTTGTAAAACATTAATAATGTTACTCATTTTTAAACTCAACCCTTTATTATTTTAGTGTGAAACCCAAACTTTCCAGGAACTCTTGGTTAGTTTTACTtaaaatatttctctttttcctttttaatcCTTTATGTTTCCTGTTGTGGTGATGTGATATTTTAGTTGTGTATCCCTTCAAAGTTGATGGTTGAGTGATTGTTATATCCGCAAATACCtcctttttgttaaatattatcATTCTTTAGATGGTTTCAAGTGTaatctaattgaaattttttccccaCGAAAGTTTATCAATTTTCCAGATTGATCAACAACTTTCAAAACAATGGTATTTATTGTGTTTGTATTAACAGGTAGATATATAACGTTAGTAGGATTTTCCGTGATTTTATATCCTGGGCTAACGACGAGTGAAAACTGATGAAGAGTGTGCGCTGACTTGTTGTTTATATAGGATCCTGTTACAATATTACACTCAATAACTATAGTGTTTACTTTTGTAATTTCTATCACTTTATCAGAATAGTGATCAACATTCGATTCAAGTACTCTTTTACTAAAACCTAATAATGAACCAATAGTGTTTTCTTTATCAAAATAAATTGGATCAAGCGTACTCTTCAGATATGTTTGAAGTGTATTGTAATTTGCTTTCATAATaagatttccattttttttattaagcttGCGATATTCATCCGTTATTAACTCAGATATATTCGAAAATTCATATGATCCAAGAGGAATAGTTATTTCATGTCCACCTATATGAAATTTATTGTTCTCTTCATCAACATTTGGTATTGAGTGATATGT
The genomic region above belongs to Stomoxys calcitrans chromosome 5, idStoCalc2.1, whole genome shotgun sequence and contains:
- the LOC131997955 gene encoding uncharacterized protein LOC131997955; this encodes MSNIINVLQKPQFDNAIIRKEYHSYISYLQSFQNNDEIRISIQNQDLYVVPGESFLYIEGFATKADSTVSASIKLLNNCIAHLFDEIRYELNGIEIDRTRHLGIATEIKNYVSLNESESRNLVNAGWAPFNTDDLTLVSGYFNFCVPLKMLLGFAEDFDKIIVNAKHELILLRSKDDTNVLKSIISSETCKLSILNITWKVPHIQLADVYKLQMLKVINNRQPLNISFRTWDMYYYPAVPSNTKVLWNVKLANENERPRFLLLGFKSSEKKFIHCDITNIKVHLNSDTYPYDDLNLKFDRNRFALLYDMYIKFQQSYYTREPQPLLTREKFKGEAPIIVLDVTHQNETVKTGPIDIRIELETSKNISPNTSLYCLIIHDKMFEYIPLTNEVRKLL